The following proteins are co-located in the Dyadobacter chenwenxiniae genome:
- a CDS encoding GNAT family N-acetyltransferase, translating into MHIDIRLAETSDIPSIFNIRTSVKENHLSLEQLAEIGITYETIERAILEEPCLWIALVNNHPAGFSMADSSEGCVFAAFVSPAYEGIGIGRILMEKAEAFLFNHYTKIWLETARNSRAEDFYTKLGWIATESLPNGDIRFEKYQK; encoded by the coding sequence ATGCATATTGATATTAGGTTAGCCGAAACATCAGACATTCCTTCAATTTTTAACATTCGAACAAGTGTCAAAGAAAATCACTTGTCATTGGAACAGCTTGCAGAAATAGGAATCACATATGAAACAATTGAAAGGGCGATTTTAGAGGAACCTTGTCTTTGGATTGCTCTGGTTAATAATCATCCCGCAGGCTTTTCTATGGCAGACTCTAGCGAGGGATGTGTTTTTGCTGCCTTTGTTAGTCCGGCTTATGAAGGTATTGGAATAGGTAGAATTCTCATGGAAAAGGCAGAAGCATTTCTATTTAATCATTATACAAAAATATGGCTTGAAACGGCTAGGAATAGTCGTGCAGAAGACTTCTATACCAAGCTAGGCTGGATTGCCACTGAAAGCTTACCAAATGGAGATATACGTTTTGAAAAATATCAAAAGTAA
- a CDS encoding SusC/RagA family TonB-linked outer membrane protein: MMKNVQKRWLMLLFMMVPCLSYAQQMDSQVTGSVTSLDGEELAGVTIAIQETGSEKKAFSMTDEKGLFKIDNLQQGKSYSLLFSFVGFESQVLKDFQIKQKDNNSIAIRMAEAANALDQLVVIGYGSQQKRFVTGSVAKISNEKLSTYSGSNFAQQLSGKAAGIVVNDANGQPGSNPQIVIRGIGTLTAGRNPLIVVDGFPLTEGTSLNYINPNDIENLEVLKDPASAAIYGSRAANGVILITTKKSKSEKVNVALDVYTGFQQKADKVEYVDAYDAATYLTEARDWGYVSKNPANRSVSDDRATRIAKGASLRELPLNYLAPYLAKEQGLVNTNWMDEIFRTAPMSNYNVAVSGSSANTSYYTSFNHFSQEGILINNNLKRYSATLKLDSDISKRATIGISLNPSYTTQKFINTNGGFDEPIGMVTAMYPFFKPYNEDGSLAISEQIVANGPEDGALVENPVAAAKLIKNNRSFFRMFGNAFVSYEIASGLKYKFVLGGDFAQSNFDFYNPSNLGAYRTPAPKPASASETNASLNNILVEHTLNYSKKIGQHDFSVLAGYSFQRENSKSTLVTGTNIADDNVDNIAGASAFTVEPSRERWVQVSYLSRIQYIFNERYIASATYRTDGSSRFGVNNKWGKFPSVTAGWIWSKEGFFPQQSLITFGKARATWGVSGNNQIGPYGSLALISGGNAANNYLFGSTLAPGFSAAATPNPNLSWETNTSYNLGLDVQLLNKIDLTAEYYNATTSDLLLDVPIPQQSGFNTSLQNIGKIRNTGLEISASAGGINLGKIGWSIDGNISFNKNKVLALAPGQTQIIAGSNSNIITKVGESVAELYGYQVTGIFKTQEQLGTIPKLPGTLLGDYMVKDENGDGVIDSRDWISMGTYLPKFTYGISNAFTFRNFQLSLSIAGVEGRKVMESNFASREESGEGFAMPTKYYFENRYHPEHNPDGFLGQPNYGNFSAARRSVRASDRFIYDADFIRLRDAQLSYNLPEALIKKASIAAARVYVSGNNLLTLTKFRGYNPEATTPSVLTSGQSTSNYPIARTFLIGFNLTF; this comes from the coding sequence ATGATGAAAAATGTACAGAAAAGGTGGCTGATGCTACTATTCATGATGGTGCCCTGCCTTTCCTATGCCCAGCAAATGGACAGTCAGGTGACAGGCTCGGTAACAAGTTTGGACGGCGAGGAACTGGCAGGCGTAACGATAGCGATCCAGGAAACAGGCTCAGAGAAAAAAGCGTTTTCGATGACAGACGAGAAGGGACTTTTTAAAATTGATAACCTGCAACAGGGCAAATCATACAGCCTTCTGTTCAGTTTTGTTGGCTTTGAAAGTCAGGTTTTGAAAGATTTTCAGATCAAACAAAAGGACAATAATTCCATTGCAATCCGCATGGCCGAAGCGGCAAATGCACTTGACCAGCTTGTAGTAATCGGATATGGATCGCAGCAGAAGCGGTTTGTTACCGGTTCGGTAGCCAAGATCAGCAATGAAAAACTGTCCACGTACAGCGGAAGTAATTTTGCTCAGCAGCTTTCTGGTAAAGCAGCCGGCATTGTCGTCAACGATGCAAATGGCCAGCCCGGATCTAATCCGCAAATTGTGATCAGAGGCATTGGTACACTTACCGCTGGCCGCAATCCGCTCATTGTAGTCGACGGCTTTCCGCTGACTGAGGGGACGTCACTCAACTACATTAACCCCAACGATATTGAAAACCTGGAAGTGTTGAAAGATCCGGCGTCCGCAGCTATTTATGGGTCGAGGGCTGCAAACGGCGTGATTTTGATCACAACCAAAAAAAGCAAGTCGGAAAAGGTCAATGTTGCCCTGGACGTGTACACCGGCTTTCAACAAAAAGCAGACAAGGTTGAATATGTGGATGCTTACGACGCTGCAACTTACCTGACCGAAGCCAGGGATTGGGGATATGTATCCAAAAACCCCGCTAACCGCAGTGTCTCGGATGACCGGGCTACCCGGATTGCAAAAGGCGCTTCACTCCGTGAGCTTCCATTGAACTATCTGGCACCTTATCTGGCAAAGGAGCAAGGCTTGGTCAATACCAATTGGATGGACGAAATATTCAGGACCGCGCCGATGAGCAACTACAATGTGGCTGTGAGCGGCAGCAGCGCAAATACCTCTTACTACACGTCGTTCAATCATTTCAGCCAGGAAGGAATTCTGATCAACAACAATTTAAAAAGATACAGTGCTACACTGAAACTTGACTCGGATATTTCCAAAAGAGCCACCATTGGAATCAGCCTTAATCCTTCTTACACCACCCAGAAATTTATCAATACCAATGGCGGGTTTGATGAGCCCATCGGGATGGTTACGGCCATGTATCCTTTTTTTAAACCCTATAATGAGGATGGAAGTCTGGCTATCAGTGAGCAGATCGTTGCCAACGGGCCTGAGGACGGTGCACTGGTTGAGAACCCGGTGGCAGCTGCCAAGCTGATCAAAAATAACCGCAGCTTTTTCCGCATGTTTGGAAACGCCTTTGTTAGTTATGAAATCGCCAGTGGGCTGAAATACAAATTCGTGCTGGGAGGCGATTTCGCGCAAAGCAATTTTGATTTTTATAATCCATCTAACCTGGGTGCGTACCGGACACCAGCACCCAAACCCGCCTCAGCATCTGAAACCAATGCTTCGCTGAATAATATTCTGGTTGAACATACCCTGAATTATTCCAAGAAAATTGGTCAGCACGATTTCAGTGTTCTGGCCGGTTACAGTTTTCAGCGGGAAAACAGCAAATCTACCCTGGTGACAGGGACAAATATCGCTGACGATAATGTAGACAACATTGCAGGTGCCAGTGCATTTACAGTAGAACCAAGCCGCGAGCGGTGGGTGCAGGTTTCGTATCTTTCCAGAATTCAATACATCTTCAACGAACGCTACATTGCCTCCGCAACCTACCGTACCGACGGCTCATCCAGGTTTGGGGTTAATAATAAATGGGGGAAATTTCCTTCTGTTACGGCAGGTTGGATTTGGAGCAAGGAAGGTTTTTTTCCGCAACAATCGCTCATTACTTTTGGTAAGGCAAGGGCAACGTGGGGTGTTTCGGGAAATAATCAGATAGGCCCTTACGGCTCGCTGGCGCTGATTTCAGGCGGGAATGCTGCCAATAACTATCTTTTTGGCTCAACCCTGGCACCCGGTTTTAGTGCCGCCGCCACGCCAAACCCCAACCTTTCCTGGGAAACCAATACCTCATACAACCTGGGACTGGACGTACAATTGCTGAACAAGATCGATCTGACGGCCGAATATTATAATGCAACCACCTCCGACCTGCTTTTAGATGTTCCTATTCCACAGCAATCCGGCTTCAATACTTCATTGCAGAATATTGGTAAAATCAGAAATACGGGCCTCGAAATTTCGGCATCGGCCGGTGGCATTAATCTTGGTAAAATCGGCTGGTCGATAGATGGTAATATTTCTTTCAACAAAAATAAAGTTCTGGCCCTGGCTCCCGGGCAGACGCAGATCATCGCCGGTTCAAACAGTAACATTATTACGAAAGTCGGAGAGTCGGTAGCCGAACTTTATGGATACCAGGTAACTGGCATTTTTAAAACGCAGGAGCAATTGGGCACAATCCCCAAGTTGCCAGGAACTTTGCTGGGCGATTACATGGTGAAAGACGAAAATGGTGATGGAGTAATCGATTCGCGCGACTGGATTTCCATGGGAACCTACCTTCCAAAATTCACCTACGGAATCAGTAATGCATTCACATTCCGGAATTTTCAGCTGTCACTCTCCATTGCGGGGGTTGAAGGGCGTAAAGTAATGGAAAGTAATTTTGCTTCCCGGGAAGAATCTGGCGAGGGTTTTGCGATGCCAACCAAGTACTATTTCGAAAACCGCTATCATCCCGAGCACAACCCCGACGGATTTCTCGGTCAACCGAATTATGGTAACTTTTCGGCAGCAAGGCGGTCTGTACGCGCGTCGGACCGGTTTATCTACGATGCGGATTTTATCCGGCTCAGAGATGCACAACTTTCTTACAACTTGCCGGAAGCATTGATCAAAAAGGCAAGCATAGCTGCGGCAAGGGTATATGTAAGTGGAAACAATTTGCTGACACTCACCAAATTCAGAGGCTATAATCCTGAGGCCACCACACCCTCGGTGCTAACCAGCGGCCAGAGCACTTCCAATTATCCGATCGCCCGTACATTTTTGATAGGCTTCAACCTTACTTTTTAA
- a CDS encoding RNA polymerase sigma factor — protein sequence MGVLKNSKPFKEDNVKAFDEIYHQYSDAVYRNVSKIVRQPVLAEEILQDVFFALWENWDQIDIDNSVGGWLMVVSQNKAISCIRKMVREKVIAQAEIPEIIDEQDETSEDLEIKLNLLYNAIEQLPPRRKEVFTLCKLEGKSYQEASEMMGISVYTVKEHLIAATKVLKEYIQVHGAKNAAWLLYILTHLGK from the coding sequence ATGGGTGTTTTAAAAAACAGCAAACCCTTTAAAGAAGATAATGTAAAGGCTTTTGATGAAATCTACCATCAATACAGTGACGCTGTTTACCGTAATGTCAGTAAAATAGTCAGACAGCCTGTCTTGGCTGAGGAAATCTTGCAAGACGTTTTTTTTGCACTTTGGGAAAACTGGGATCAGATCGACATTGACAACTCGGTAGGAGGTTGGCTGATGGTGGTAAGCCAAAACAAAGCGATTAGCTGTATCAGGAAAATGGTCAGGGAAAAGGTGATCGCGCAAGCGGAGATCCCTGAGATTATCGACGAGCAGGACGAGACTTCGGAAGACCTCGAAATAAAGCTAAACCTGCTCTACAACGCGATAGAGCAGCTTCCGCCGCGAAGAAAAGAAGTATTTACCCTTTGTAAGCTGGAAGGGAAATCCTATCAGGAAGCTTCGGAAATGATGGGGATCTCCGTTTACACAGTGAAAGAGCATTTGATTGCAGCTACAAAAGTCCTCAAAGAATATATCCAGGTGCATGGGGCTAAAAATGCCGCGTGGCTATTGTATATCTTAACGCATCTTGGCAAATAA
- a CDS encoding ArnT family glycosyltransferase: protein MLLPCNSKSAVRWIVVISTLIRCFVAWFTDLGNDEVYYFTYAVQPDLNHFDHPPLIGIFIRIFTGNLYFHHEFFMRLPAIVGAGINTWLIAKSGKLIRNERTGVVAALLYNTSIYTSIISGVFILPDSVQVVFWLAALFCMLQSIRSKSAKSQNRYILWIGIWAGLAIMSKVHGVFLWAGFLVFIVFNRSNWLKNPYLYLSMIITAAISSPILIWNINNDFITWHFHSERVQPEGMGLNGKSFLKTTIGQILYSNPFQFGIYLLLISAIRRKRAFVQDPDLQLLLWCSLPLIGCTTAISLFRDTLPHWSGPGFIGLMLLSAAFVDHLVASAGSKLLERLLISSSGLILLVVLGGLPLIHYYPGTFGKKSAPNVGSGDPTLDLYGWDELMPAFKKIRDKDIGHRRSGHCSPAES, encoded by the coding sequence ATGCTCCTGCCATGCAATAGTAAATCCGCAGTACGCTGGATAGTCGTGATTTCGACGTTGATACGCTGCTTTGTAGCCTGGTTTACCGATCTGGGAAATGATGAGGTATATTATTTCACCTACGCCGTTCAGCCGGACCTCAACCATTTTGATCACCCGCCATTGATCGGCATTTTCATCCGGATCTTCACGGGTAATCTTTACTTTCATCACGAGTTTTTTATGCGCCTGCCTGCCATTGTTGGCGCAGGCATTAATACCTGGCTGATTGCAAAGAGCGGAAAACTGATCCGAAATGAACGGACGGGGGTTGTTGCCGCTCTTCTTTACAATACCTCCATTTACACCAGCATTATTTCAGGCGTCTTTATTTTGCCCGATTCAGTTCAGGTTGTTTTCTGGCTGGCGGCTCTTTTTTGTATGCTTCAAAGTATCCGTAGTAAATCCGCTAAATCACAAAACAGGTACATACTTTGGATCGGCATTTGGGCCGGGCTTGCTATTATGAGCAAGGTACACGGCGTTTTCCTCTGGGCGGGCTTTTTGGTATTTATCGTTTTCAACAGGTCGAATTGGCTCAAAAATCCATATCTGTATTTGTCGATGATTATCACAGCAGCCATAAGTTCTCCAATTCTGATCTGGAATATTAACAACGATTTTATCACCTGGCATTTTCACAGTGAAAGGGTTCAACCCGAAGGAATGGGATTGAATGGGAAGTCTTTTCTGAAAACGACAATCGGTCAGATCTTGTACAGTAATCCTTTTCAATTCGGCATTTATCTGCTGCTGATCAGTGCAATTCGCAGGAAACGTGCATTTGTGCAGGACCCGGATTTGCAGCTTCTTCTCTGGTGCAGCCTGCCTCTTATTGGTTGTACCACCGCCATATCTCTTTTTCGCGATACACTCCCGCACTGGAGCGGGCCGGGGTTTATCGGTTTAATGCTCTTGTCAGCCGCATTTGTGGATCACCTCGTTGCCTCGGCTGGCAGCAAGCTCCTGGAACGACTACTTATATCCTCCTCAGGTTTGATCCTGCTGGTCGTGCTGGGAGGTCTTCCGCTCATACATTACTATCCTGGAACATTCGGCAAGAAATCGGCACCGAATGTTGGAAGCGGTGATCCCACACTGGACCTTTATGGTTGGGATGAGTTAATGCCTGCATTCAAAAAAATCAGGGATAAGGATATTGGGCATCGCAGGTCCGGACATTGCAGCCCCGCCGAAAGTTAA
- a CDS encoding VOC family protein, which yields MEGNINGILESALYFPDLNSASEFYKDLFGFEVLLSSERLVALSVAGKQVLLLFQEEGSLKEVQLPTGGFIPAHDGKGPVHIAFSIDSGSIGYWKERLTSRNIDIESEISFNQGYSLYFYDTNKHLVELATPGIWKGLGETL from the coding sequence ATGGAAGGAAATATTAATGGAATATTAGAATCGGCACTATACTTCCCGGATCTGAACAGTGCCAGCGAATTCTACAAGGATTTGTTTGGATTTGAAGTTTTACTTAGCTCAGAACGGTTAGTGGCATTAAGTGTTGCAGGGAAACAGGTGTTACTACTGTTTCAAGAAGAAGGCTCTCTTAAAGAGGTTCAGCTCCCGACAGGGGGCTTTATACCGGCACACGATGGAAAGGGACCGGTTCACATAGCATTTTCAATTGATAGTGGCTCGATTGGTTACTGGAAAGAACGTCTGACTAGCCGCAACATCGATATAGAAAGTGAAATTTCCTTCAATCAGGGATATAGTCTGTATTTCTACGATACCAATAAACATTTAGTTGAACTTGCGACACCGGGTATTTGGAAGGGATTAGGGGAGACGTTATAA
- a CDS encoding putative glycolipid-binding domain-containing protein, protein MGTQIKWKGLDDGTIENCIIDVRSESVLVTSEISGPDLDICYKIRTDTHWKTNYCELFGHFGGVNFQFLFERDHLGTWIANGQPDNRFDQCDYVDISLTPFTNSLPINRLVLSEKEVREISVVYFDLMDRTIKPVKQCYTRLSANLYHYENVPNDFEADILVDDNGFVLDYPGLFTRQSDMQ, encoded by the coding sequence ATGGGGACACAAATTAAATGGAAAGGTTTAGACGATGGCACGATCGAAAACTGTATCATTGATGTACGTAGCGAGAGTGTGCTCGTGACTTCTGAAATTTCAGGGCCAGACCTGGATATTTGCTATAAAATTAGGACAGACACACATTGGAAGACCAATTATTGCGAGCTTTTCGGACATTTCGGAGGCGTTAATTTTCAATTCTTATTTGAACGCGACCACCTTGGAACATGGATAGCTAACGGTCAGCCAGACAACCGTTTTGATCAATGTGATTATGTTGATATTTCACTTACCCCTTTTACCAATTCGTTGCCGATCAATAGGCTGGTATTATCTGAAAAAGAAGTAAGAGAAATAAGTGTAGTATATTTTGATTTAATGGACCGTACGATTAAACCTGTCAAGCAATGTTATACTAGGCTCTCGGCAAACCTATATCATTATGAAAATGTTCCAAATGATTTTGAGGCCGACATTCTCGTAGATGATAATGGCTTTGTGCTCGACTATCCGGGATTATTTACGCGTCAATCTGATATGCAATGA
- a CDS encoding recombinase family protein: protein MPRNIAYLRVSTLDQDLEKNKTDILHLAKEKNLGKVEFVQEKVSGNVSWRNSKIGPIIDELKKGDVILLSEFSRLGRSMLEVMEIISIAMQKGIRIYTVKGAWQLDDSIQSKVMAMVFAMASEIERDLISKRTKESLAAKKLSGIKLGRPTGPGKSKLDQYKPEIEALLLSGSSQKYIADRYRITEATLSNWIKKKGIKKYQKAV from the coding sequence ATGCCCCGAAATATCGCCTATTTACGTGTCTCGACCCTGGATCAAGACCTCGAAAAGAACAAAACTGACATACTACACTTGGCCAAGGAGAAAAATTTGGGCAAAGTGGAATTTGTTCAGGAGAAGGTCTCCGGGAATGTTTCCTGGCGTAACAGCAAAATCGGTCCAATCATTGATGAGCTTAAAAAAGGGGATGTAATTTTACTGAGTGAATTTTCGCGACTTGGACGATCCATGCTTGAAGTGATGGAGATCATATCGATAGCCATGCAGAAAGGTATCCGGATCTATACTGTGAAAGGAGCCTGGCAACTTGACGACTCAATCCAGAGTAAAGTCATGGCAATGGTTTTTGCAATGGCATCAGAAATTGAAAGAGACCTGATCAGTAAGAGGACGAAAGAGTCACTTGCGGCTAAGAAATTATCAGGCATAAAATTAGGCCGACCAACTGGCCCAGGTAAAAGCAAGCTTGATCAGTACAAGCCCGAGATCGAAGCATTGCTGCTCAGTGGTTCTAGTCAGAAGTACATAGCAGACCGTTACCGAATTACAGAAGCGACTTTATCCAACTGGATAAAAAAGAAAGGGATAAAAAAATACCAAAAGGCTGTTTAA
- a CDS encoding FecR family protein — translation MEELDKLIQKFWAGQTTNAEDIQLLQMLADDKEILVEFSDMQDTMLNSEKKNELLDRLHVRMNVQEGSTRKTGQPFLHWSLRYWVAAASVVLVLAGMFAIYSMRGMPHKEVAQHSAVGKEELVQLVNSSDSVQHIALADGSVIKLFPESGISYYKSFSVDKRDISLHGMAEFKVAKDSARPFSVYTGALTTTALGTTFVVDAPVNKNYINVRLIEGKVVLRAARMKAIYLYPGQECEYVKDTGETTVKELSKAKPQGLSRQEFKTAPTPGRKETLMFVQKPLSDVFDQIGRHYGVRIESADPQVNVISFSGSFFETDSLRSVLKIICDANHLTFQEQQNKITIEKVKK, via the coding sequence ATGGAAGAACTCGACAAACTCATACAGAAATTTTGGGCTGGCCAAACAACGAATGCAGAAGATATTCAGCTTCTGCAAATGCTGGCTGATGACAAAGAAATACTGGTCGAATTTTCGGATATGCAGGATACAATGCTGAACAGCGAGAAAAAAAATGAGTTATTGGACCGGCTGCATGTCAGAATGAATGTACAGGAAGGCAGTACCCGAAAAACCGGGCAACCATTCCTGCATTGGAGTTTGCGTTACTGGGTTGCAGCGGCCTCAGTGGTGCTAGTATTGGCGGGGATGTTTGCCATTTACAGCATGAGAGGCATGCCGCACAAAGAAGTAGCACAGCATTCCGCAGTTGGCAAGGAAGAACTGGTACAATTAGTCAATTCGTCGGACTCTGTTCAGCACATTGCCTTGGCCGACGGCTCGGTCATTAAACTTTTTCCGGAAAGTGGGATTTCTTATTATAAGTCATTCTCAGTGGATAAACGTGACATTTCGTTGCACGGAATGGCTGAGTTTAAAGTTGCAAAAGATTCGGCCCGACCATTTAGCGTATATACCGGAGCGTTAACAACGACAGCCCTCGGAACGACCTTTGTGGTAGATGCGCCGGTCAACAAAAACTATATTAATGTCAGGTTGATTGAAGGGAAAGTGGTGCTGCGCGCTGCACGCATGAAAGCGATCTATTTGTATCCTGGACAGGAATGCGAATATGTCAAAGACACGGGTGAGACAACTGTGAAGGAGTTAAGTAAAGCAAAACCGCAGGGTTTGTCGCGGCAGGAATTCAAAACTGCTCCCACGCCGGGCAGAAAAGAAACCTTAATGTTTGTGCAAAAGCCATTATCAGATGTTTTTGACCAAATTGGGCGACATTATGGAGTTCGGATCGAGAGTGCTGATCCGCAAGTGAATGTGATTTCGTTTTCCGGGTCATTCTTCGAAACGGATTCGCTTAGATCAGTTCTCAAAATAATATGTGACGCCAATCACCTCACTTTTCAAGAGCAACAGAATAAAATAACCATAGAAAAGGTCAAAAAGTAA
- a CDS encoding RagB/SusD family nutrient uptake outer membrane protein codes for MKKTIIYLIMTLVFGACTDQLEQRPLTSKELGVFLKTETEVEEYVNSIYAALQNNGLYGLNLPAMGEIPSDNTFDEVPANDAAVFGDMDEFKTIPANGAVADNWRMSYVAIQRCNVVLARINDVTFKADITKNARIGEAKFIRALMYFNLVRFYGDVPLVLDETTDPNVFFGQGRANTLQVYEQIIKDLSESIPSLPASSSQPGRVIKTAAQALLGKVYLTQKEYQKAKTELDALIAPNAHALLPSVEDVFSLSNENNQEIIFAVQFASGINGNTEGSTMYQQFAPSGTVSGAKGHNLPTIELYNKYTQNDARKGAYVALTPSGVPFNNKLKKAEIITDGGSNVVVLRYADVLLMQAEIENELGNLASAQNLLNLVRKRAGLTNTASTTQSDLRAAIDLERRLELVGEGHRWLDLLRTGQAITVMNSWFTANNKPITVSAKNLVLPIPQNQIDTDPAIIQNPAY; via the coding sequence ATGAAAAAGACCATCATATACCTGATCATGACGCTTGTTTTTGGCGCATGCACGGATCAGCTCGAACAGCGTCCATTGACCAGCAAGGAGCTCGGCGTATTCCTGAAAACAGAAACCGAGGTAGAGGAATACGTCAATTCCATCTATGCCGCTTTGCAAAATAATGGGCTATATGGATTGAACTTGCCTGCCATGGGAGAGATTCCATCTGACAATACTTTCGACGAAGTTCCTGCAAATGATGCGGCTGTCTTTGGCGATATGGATGAATTCAAAACCATTCCGGCCAATGGCGCTGTGGCCGATAATTGGCGGATGTCGTATGTGGCGATCCAGCGCTGTAATGTAGTGCTGGCCAGGATTAATGACGTGACTTTTAAAGCGGATATTACTAAAAATGCCCGGATCGGGGAAGCTAAATTCATCCGTGCGCTGATGTATTTTAACTTGGTCAGATTTTACGGTGATGTTCCGCTTGTGCTGGATGAAACAACTGATCCCAACGTTTTCTTCGGGCAGGGCAGAGCAAATACTTTACAGGTTTATGAGCAGATCATTAAAGATTTGTCGGAATCTATTCCATCATTGCCCGCTTCATCCAGTCAGCCCGGACGTGTTATTAAAACCGCCGCACAGGCATTGCTGGGCAAAGTTTATTTGACCCAAAAAGAATATCAGAAAGCCAAAACAGAGCTCGATGCGCTCATTGCCCCGAATGCTCATGCGCTTTTGCCGTCCGTGGAAGACGTTTTTTCGCTTTCGAATGAAAATAACCAAGAGATCATTTTTGCAGTACAATTTGCTTCCGGGATTAATGGAAACACAGAAGGAAGCACGATGTATCAACAATTTGCGCCATCGGGCACAGTAAGCGGCGCGAAAGGGCATAATTTGCCAACCATTGAACTTTACAATAAATACACTCAAAATGATGCACGAAAGGGCGCATACGTCGCGCTGACCCCTTCCGGAGTTCCATTCAATAATAAATTGAAGAAGGCGGAAATAATCACAGATGGAGGCAGCAATGTGGTTGTCCTCAGGTATGCCGATGTGTTGTTGATGCAGGCAGAAATTGAAAATGAATTGGGGAACCTCGCCTCGGCACAAAATCTGCTTAACCTGGTGCGGAAGCGCGCAGGTTTGACCAACACTGCTTCGACAACGCAAAGCGATTTACGCGCAGCGATTGACCTGGAAAGGAGATTAGAACTGGTAGGTGAGGGGCACCGCTGGTTGGACCTGCTCAGGACCGGTCAGGCAATTACAGTCATGAATAGCTGGTTTACGGCAAACAATAAACCGATCACAGTGTCGGCAAAAAACCTGGTCCTACCAATTCCGCAAAATCAGATT